The proteins below come from a single Thalassotalea ponticola genomic window:
- a CDS encoding transcriptional regulator GcvA, with the protein MSNRLPPLNALKAFEAAGRHLSFTKAANELYVTQAAISHQIKALENFLGIKLFKRKNRMLLLTEEGQSYYLDIKDVLNALHDATQKLLAQGEKGAITVSVQPSLAILWLVPKLSEFHRRYPGIDVRIKADDEKTGNLVEGVDIAFYYGKGPWPSVHAQKIFTEYLLPVCSPALLSTGHGLIEIDDLEQQTLLHDSSRNDWRRWFKSCGKTAKKVEQGPIFSHSALVLQAAIHGQGVALVNNTLAKPELDAGRLVMPFEHVLVNSESYHIVCRKEHIQTPRIAQFIDWVLDTAAQEQFTPEDSE; encoded by the coding sequence ATGTCAAATCGCTTGCCTCCTCTCAATGCATTAAAGGCGTTTGAAGCCGCCGGCCGTCACTTGAGCTTTACCAAGGCTGCAAATGAGTTATATGTGACCCAAGCGGCGATATCACATCAAATAAAAGCGCTTGAAAATTTTTTGGGGATAAAGTTGTTTAAGCGCAAAAATCGGATGTTATTGCTCACCGAAGAAGGGCAGTCGTATTACCTTGATATTAAAGACGTGTTGAACGCCCTGCACGACGCCACACAAAAGCTATTGGCGCAGGGCGAGAAAGGGGCGATTACCGTCAGTGTTCAACCGAGTTTAGCGATATTGTGGCTGGTGCCTAAATTGAGCGAGTTTCATCGCCGTTATCCCGGGATCGACGTGCGTATAAAAGCCGATGATGAGAAAACGGGTAACTTAGTTGAGGGCGTTGATATTGCTTTTTATTACGGCAAGGGGCCTTGGCCTAGCGTGCATGCGCAAAAGATCTTTACTGAGTACTTATTACCTGTGTGCTCGCCAGCGCTGCTAAGCACTGGTCACGGCTTGATTGAGATAGATGATTTAGAGCAGCAGACTTTGCTCCACGACTCATCGCGAAACGATTGGCGACGATGGTTTAAATCGTGCGGTAAAACGGCGAAAAAGGTCGAACAAGGGCCTATTTTTAGTCACTCGGCGTTAGTGTTACAGGCGGCTATTCACGGTCAAGGCGTGGCATTGGTCAACAATACCCTCGCCAAACCAGAGCTCGATGCAGGGCGCCTTGTTATGCCGTTTGAACACGTGTTAGTCAATAGCGAATCTTATCACATCGTCTGTCGCAAAGAGCACATTCAAACACCGCGCATAGCGCAGTTTATCGACTGGGTGTTAGACACCGCGGCACAAGAGCAGTTTACACCTGAGGATAGTGAATAA
- a CDS encoding alpha/beta family hydrolase has product MKFEDDLQWQVDLAEQPIASIILAHGAGADMDSPFMQTISRGLVANGINVYRFNFPYMQQRLIDGKRRPPNKMDVLIDSFIHRVARYDHSLPLFIGGKSMGSRVAATISARDKVCAVIALGYPFHPQKKPEKTRLEPLQATSKPVLILQGTRDPLGTQEEIASYGLGEHIEVRFFDDGDHDLKPRVRSGFTHQQHLQDAVAQIRTFIQERV; this is encoded by the coding sequence ATGAAATTTGAAGACGATTTGCAATGGCAAGTCGACCTTGCCGAGCAACCGATTGCGTCTATTATCTTGGCCCATGGTGCAGGCGCTGATATGGATAGCCCATTTATGCAAACCATCAGTCGCGGTTTGGTTGCCAATGGCATTAATGTGTACCGCTTTAACTTTCCCTATATGCAACAACGGCTGATTGATGGTAAGCGACGACCGCCGAATAAAATGGATGTGTTGATTGACAGCTTTATTCATCGTGTGGCGCGCTACGATCATTCGCTGCCGTTATTTATCGGCGGTAAGTCGATGGGGTCTCGCGTGGCGGCAACGATTAGCGCGCGCGATAAAGTCTGCGCGGTGATCGCTTTGGGTTATCCATTTCACCCCCAGAAAAAGCCTGAAAAAACGCGTTTAGAACCGTTACAAGCGACATCCAAACCGGTACTTATTCTCCAGGGGACTCGCGATCCGTTGGGCACCCAAGAGGAGATAGCCAGCTACGGTTTAGGCGAACACATTGAGGTGCGATTTTTTGACGATGGAGATCACGATTTAAAACCGCGCGTGCGCTCCGGTTTTACACATCAGCAACACCTACAGGATGCGGTCGCACAGATTCGCACCTTTATTCAGGAGCGCGTATGA
- a CDS encoding DUF423 domain-containing protein, translating to MSRMLIAAFIGIVGASLVLFSAWLSHQTTSFSADATSNLIIAISFAFIHLLALVASLTYYQQHWSAKLACYGFLIGILLFSGSIIIKSVFAISLVAGVTPLGGIAYTLGWLSLAIALGKHHL from the coding sequence ATGAGTCGAATGTTGATAGCGGCCTTTATCGGTATTGTTGGCGCGAGCTTGGTACTGTTTAGTGCTTGGTTGTCGCATCAAACTACCTCGTTTTCAGCCGATGCCACCAGTAATTTGATCATTGCCATTAGTTTTGCGTTTATCCACTTATTGGCGCTTGTTGCTTCGTTGACTTATTACCAGCAACACTGGTCAGCTAAATTGGCCTGTTATGGGTTTTTAATTGGCATCTTGTTGTTTAGCGGTTCTATTATTATAAAAAGCGTATTTGCGATTTCGCTGGTCGCCGGTGTTACCCCGCTTGGCGGTATCGCCTATACGCTCGGTTGGCTTAGCTTAGCCATTGCTTTAGGAAAACATCACTTATGA
- the rlmM gene encoding 23S rRNA (cytidine(2498)-2'-O)-methyltransferase RlmM, with the protein MNAIYLYCRPGFENECAAEIQEKAGWNEIYGFIKLKKNQGLVEFHVYDASQVDVLMQKLPLTRLIFTRQWFAAIGEPLELPEYNRVEAICEALGDEFHYEDLRVETLDTNDGKALSKFSRKLSVPLRQALRKQGVLAAKEQAEHTRGATNLHALFFSGQLVQLGYSYIANSSIHPMGIARLKFPSKAPSRSTLKLDEAFLYFIPRDEWDTRLASGLNAVDLGSAPGGWTYQLVRRGMMVKAVDNGPMADSLMETGQVKHYQLDGFKFRPSKKNNYWLVCDMIENSTRVAKLMASWIVDGDCKEAIFNLKLKPGKNRYQQVMKNLAQIKDVLSDNDVWYEMYAKHLYYDREEVTVHVRVLNQR; encoded by the coding sequence ATGAACGCGATTTACTTGTATTGTCGTCCCGGGTTTGAAAACGAATGTGCTGCTGAAATTCAAGAAAAAGCGGGTTGGAATGAAATTTATGGCTTTATAAAGTTAAAGAAAAACCAAGGTTTAGTTGAGTTTCACGTATATGATGCGAGTCAGGTTGATGTGTTGATGCAAAAGCTACCGTTGACGCGCCTTATTTTTACTCGTCAGTGGTTTGCCGCTATCGGCGAGCCGTTAGAGCTTCCCGAATACAATCGGGTTGAAGCCATTTGTGAGGCACTCGGCGACGAGTTTCACTACGAAGATTTGCGCGTTGAAACGCTTGATACCAATGACGGTAAAGCGCTGAGCAAGTTTTCGCGAAAACTGTCGGTTCCTTTGCGCCAAGCGCTGAGAAAGCAGGGCGTTCTCGCGGCTAAAGAGCAAGCAGAACACACTAGAGGCGCGACCAATTTACACGCGCTGTTTTTCTCGGGGCAGTTAGTTCAATTGGGATACAGTTATATCGCGAACAGTTCAATTCACCCAATGGGCATTGCTCGGTTAAAGTTCCCGAGTAAAGCACCGAGTCGCTCAACGCTTAAACTCGACGAAGCATTTTTGTATTTTATTCCTCGTGATGAGTGGGATACGCGTTTGGCATCTGGGCTCAATGCGGTTGACTTGGGCTCGGCTCCTGGCGGTTGGACGTATCAACTGGTACGCCGCGGCATGATGGTTAAAGCCGTCGACAACGGGCCAATGGCCGATAGCTTGATGGAAACCGGGCAAGTGAAACACTACCAACTCGATGGCTTTAAATTTCGCCCGTCGAAAAAGAATAATTACTGGCTCGTCTGCGACATGATTGAAAACTCTACTCGAGTGGCGAAGTTAATGGCCAGTTGGATTGTTGACGGTGATTGCAAAGAAGCGATATTTAATCTCAAGCTCAAGCCGGGCAAAAATCGCTATCAACAAGTGATGAAAAACTTAGCTCAGATAAAAGATGTGTTATCCGATAACGATGTGTGGTACGAAATGTACGCCAAGCATTTGTATTATGATCGAGAAGAAGTCACGGTTCACGTTAGGGTGTTAAATCAGCGCTAA
- a CDS encoding IS4 family transposase yields the protein MQLSTALDSINHFRPSQVETLADLLPLELIEEAYELTETVTLRKRKLTLESMAWLLIGMAIYNDKSMADVVNMLDIVDRDGKPFVAPSALTQRRKNLGEAAMKALFDCTQKRWNKEAKHPHWNGLTLLGVDGVVWRTDDSKENNSAYTKPTNTQYPQVRMVCQMELSSHLITGSAFDDYTVNEMVLAEKLIESTPDNSLTLFDRGFYSLGLLHKWQSTGNERHWLIPLKKNLQYDVIRSLGRNDKLVRLTSNPRARKLWPELPNDIEVRLITRKINGKSQSVLTSMIDPMRYPSADIGDLYSHRWEIELGYREQKQYMLGNRLTLRSRLPELVKQELWGILLTYNLIRYQMVKMCQTLKGNYLPYQLSFNGSLAHVMRLLVGLPYSSPGAIPRQLKHFYSMADSLILEPRRGRTFPRTVKPRPTRYPKNKDAAHLK from the coding sequence ATGCAACTTTCTACCGCTCTCGACTCAATTAACCACTTTAGGCCTAGCCAAGTCGAAACATTAGCTGATTTATTACCACTTGAGTTGATTGAAGAAGCATATGAACTGACAGAAACGGTCACCTTAAGAAAACGTAAGCTCACTCTAGAGTCTATGGCGTGGTTATTGATTGGAATGGCTATATACAACGATAAATCGATGGCTGACGTTGTAAACATGCTAGATATAGTAGATAGAGATGGAAAACCTTTTGTTGCTCCTAGCGCTTTGACTCAGCGTCGCAAGAATCTTGGCGAAGCAGCTATGAAAGCTTTATTTGACTGTACACAAAAACGTTGGAACAAAGAAGCTAAGCACCCTCATTGGAATGGATTAACCTTGCTTGGAGTCGATGGTGTTGTATGGCGGACAGACGACTCAAAAGAAAACAACAGCGCATATACGAAACCGACTAACACACAATACCCTCAAGTGAGAATGGTGTGCCAAATGGAATTAAGTAGCCACTTAATTACAGGAAGCGCGTTTGATGATTATACCGTGAATGAGATGGTATTAGCCGAGAAGCTAATAGAATCGACACCCGATAACAGTCTGACATTATTTGATAGAGGGTTTTATTCTCTTGGGCTATTGCATAAATGGCAATCTACAGGAAATGAAAGACACTGGCTAATACCACTGAAGAAGAACCTTCAATATGACGTTATCAGAAGCCTTGGTCGTAATGACAAACTGGTTCGACTGACCTCAAATCCCAGAGCGAGGAAGCTGTGGCCAGAGCTTCCGAACGATATTGAAGTAAGGTTGATTACGCGAAAAATAAACGGCAAAAGTCAAAGTGTACTCACGTCAATGATTGACCCTATGCGATATCCTTCAGCCGATATCGGCGATTTATATAGCCATAGATGGGAGATTGAACTTGGATATCGAGAGCAAAAACAATATATGCTTGGCAATAGGTTAACGCTGAGAAGCAGGTTGCCAGAGCTTGTAAAGCAAGAACTCTGGGGAATACTTCTGACTTACAACCTAATTCGATATCAGATGGTAAAAATGTGTCAAACGCTCAAAGGGAATTACCTTCCATACCAGTTGAGCTTCAACGGAAGTTTGGCGCATGTAATGCGGCTACTCGTCGGATTACCGTACTCTTCACCAGGAGCGATTCCACGCCAGCTTAAGCACTTCTACTCCATGGCTGATAGCCTAATACTGGAGCCACGGCGGGGGAGAACATTTCCAAGAACCGTGAAACCAAGACCAACACGGTACCCTAAAAATAAAGATGCCGCTCACCTTAAGTGA
- a CDS encoding isocitrate dehydrogenase, with product MTKQTITVIPGDGIGPSIIDACLKVLDKAGCNFEYEFADAGLAALEKHGELVPAETLKLIEKNKITLKGPLTTPVGEGFTSINVTLRKQFKLYANLRPVLSFKGTRARYENIDILTIRENTEGMYSGLGQVVSEDGQTAEAMSQITREGAERIVEFAYQTARKEGRKKVTAVHKANILKSTSGLFLKVAREVGERYPDIESAEMIVDNCCMQLVMNPEQFDVIVTTNLFGDIISDLCAGLVGGLGMAPGANIGKDCAIFEAVHGSAPDIAGKNLANPSSVILASIQMLEYLGMTEQATKIRNALKEVIESGDRTTRDLGGEHGTTDFTEALLERL from the coding sequence ATGACAAAACAAACGATCACAGTAATCCCAGGCGATGGTATTGGTCCAAGCATTATCGATGCATGTTTGAAAGTATTAGACAAAGCCGGTTGTAATTTTGAATACGAATTTGCCGATGCAGGCTTAGCTGCGCTAGAAAAACACGGTGAATTAGTACCAGCAGAGACGTTAAAGTTGATCGAGAAAAACAAGATCACTTTAAAAGGCCCACTGACAACCCCAGTTGGAGAAGGCTTTACCTCGATCAACGTAACATTGCGCAAGCAGTTCAAACTGTACGCTAACTTACGCCCTGTTTTGTCATTTAAAGGCACCCGTGCTCGTTACGAAAATATTGATATCTTAACCATCCGTGAAAATACCGAAGGTATGTACTCTGGCTTAGGTCAAGTGGTATCAGAAGACGGTCAAACAGCTGAAGCAATGAGTCAAATTACCCGTGAAGGTGCTGAGCGCATTGTTGAGTTTGCTTACCAAACTGCTCGTAAAGAAGGTCGCAAAAAAGTTACCGCTGTGCACAAGGCCAACATCCTTAAGTCAACATCGGGTTTGTTCTTAAAAGTAGCTCGTGAAGTTGGTGAGCGCTACCCAGATATCGAATCAGCAGAAATGATCGTTGATAATTGTTGTATGCAATTGGTTATGAACCCTGAGCAGTTTGACGTTATCGTAACGACAAACTTATTTGGTGACATCATCTCTGATTTATGTGCGGGTCTTGTTGGTGGTTTAGGTATGGCGCCTGGCGCTAACATTGGTAAAGACTGTGCGATTTTTGAAGCTGTTCACGGCAGTGCGCCAGACATCGCTGGCAAAAACCTAGCCAACCCGTCATCAGTTATTCTCGCCTCGATCCAAATGCTTGAGTACTTAGGTATGACTGAGCAAGCGACTAAAATTCGCAACGCCTTAAAAGAGGTTATCGAATCTGGCGATCGCACAACCCGCGACCTAGGTGGTGAGCACGGTACGACAGATTTCACTGAGGCGCTATTAGAGCGTTTATAA
- a CDS encoding DUF3192 domain-containing protein: MNSRVIMWIVVAMAIYGAFAYGLLHYYEDKPDQLQWDEREGFNRQYIANLQLDMTDLNTILTEIGSPDITEAKKVNDDSYQVTFYRTQHRHSDGKTTQDECTALLFKNGTLIGIGDSAYQDFKNFVATFEQTPQANENEPVKS, from the coding sequence ATGAATAGCAGAGTGATTATGTGGATCGTCGTCGCCATGGCAATATATGGCGCCTTTGCGTACGGCCTACTACATTACTACGAAGATAAGCCAGACCAATTACAATGGGACGAAAGAGAAGGGTTTAACCGCCAATATATCGCCAATTTGCAATTGGACATGACTGATTTGAATACAATTTTAACTGAAATCGGTAGTCCGGATATCACCGAGGCGAAGAAGGTAAACGACGATAGCTATCAAGTTACTTTTTACCGCACTCAGCATCGTCATTCAGACGGCAAAACCACGCAAGACGAATGTACTGCCTTACTGTTTAAAAACGGCACATTGATCGGTATTGGCGATAGCGCGTATCAGGACTTCAAGAACTTTGTCGCTACCTTTGAACAAACGCCTCAAGCAAACGAAAACGAACCGGTAAAGAGCTGA
- the xni gene encoding flap endonuclease Xni, producing the protein MQAHLVLIDAMNLIRRIYAAQERPYAMLDQLSENTISQIIHNTKVHTSNALQRILTQHQPSHALAVFDCQGECWRHKLFSDYKKGRKKMPTHLANSLVDMQDGFLAHGVDSLESEHDEADDLIATLAVKMALRGQNTTIISTDKGFLPLLGPHIKVYDYFNKRYIDEAAVRSKFNVSTAQLVDYWTLTGDATNKIPGVSGIGPITAVDLLAKYGSLTSILSANDLKITLRKALQEHEMEIKLYQQLLTLKKDIPLGFNLKDIRLPHTSAQLSTTATQEG; encoded by the coding sequence ATGCAAGCTCATTTAGTTCTCATCGATGCCATGAACCTGATCCGCCGGATATATGCGGCTCAGGAGCGCCCTTATGCGATGTTAGATCAACTGTCAGAAAACACGATATCGCAAATCATCCATAATACTAAGGTGCATACGAGCAACGCATTACAGCGCATTCTAACTCAACACCAGCCATCACATGCACTCGCGGTTTTTGACTGCCAAGGAGAGTGTTGGCGTCACAAGTTATTTAGCGATTACAAAAAAGGCCGCAAAAAGATGCCAACGCATTTGGCCAACAGCTTAGTCGATATGCAAGATGGTTTTTTAGCCCACGGTGTAGACTCGCTCGAGTCAGAGCACGATGAAGCCGATGATTTAATTGCAACATTGGCGGTAAAAATGGCATTGCGCGGTCAAAACACAACGATAATTTCCACCGACAAAGGTTTTTTGCCGTTGCTTGGTCCGCACATCAAGGTCTACGATTACTTTAACAAACGCTACATTGACGAAGCCGCAGTGCGCAGCAAATTCAACGTCAGTACGGCGCAATTGGTAGACTACTGGACGCTAACAGGTGATGCCACCAATAAAATTCCAGGGGTCAGTGGTATCGGGCCGATCACCGCGGTTGATTTACTTGCTAAATACGGCTCACTGACTAGTATTCTCTCGGCGAACGATTTAAAAATCACCTTGCGCAAGGCCTTGCAAGAGCACGAGATGGAAATCAAATTGTACCAACAGCTATTAACACTGAAAAAAGATATTCCACTTGGATTTAATTTAAAAGATATTCGCTTGCCACACACCAGCGCACAACTAAGTACTACAGCAACACAGGAAGGATAA
- the ppnN gene encoding nucleotide 5'-monophosphate nucleosidase PpnN codes for MQIELNPVGNMCLLSPLEVDLLQQSANSELYQLYRNCSLAVLNVGSDTDDAEAIYETYKDFEIQVLKRERGVKLRLINPPSHAFVDGTIIRGIQEQLSAVLRDILFISSRYLCQPEPTTQNLTTHTVFDIIRNADAIKLDSEPGLVTCWGGHSINLSEYAYCKEVGYELGLRHMNICTGCGPGAMKGPMKGATFGHAKQRNGLGRYIGLTEPSIIAAEPPNTIVNELVIMPDIEKRLEAFVRLSHGLIIFPGGAGTAEELLYVLGILLHPENKLQKLPIVLTGPKESAQYFAELDNFIAQTLGADARNLYQIIIDDAEQVAQYLKDHIESVIGYRKAVGDSYHYNWTLEIEPQFQQPFEPTHDNMANLTLTKNMPINELAANLRRAFSGIVAGNVKPDWVKHIREHGPYQISGDKEIMTHMDNLLSSFVKQQRMKLQGEYTPCYNIVSQ; via the coding sequence ATGCAAATCGAATTAAATCCTGTTGGCAATATGTGCCTGTTATCACCGCTTGAAGTCGATTTATTACAGCAATCAGCGAATTCAGAATTGTATCAGTTGTATCGCAACTGCTCGTTAGCAGTTCTCAATGTTGGCAGTGACACCGATGATGCTGAAGCCATTTACGAAACCTACAAAGATTTTGAAATTCAAGTACTCAAACGCGAGCGAGGGGTAAAACTGCGCTTGATCAACCCACCGTCGCACGCGTTTGTTGACGGAACTATTATTCGCGGTATTCAAGAGCAATTATCCGCTGTCTTGCGCGATATTTTATTTATCTCCAGCCGGTATTTATGCCAACCAGAACCGACCACGCAAAATCTGACCACGCACACCGTGTTTGACATCATTCGCAATGCCGATGCGATTAAACTCGATAGTGAGCCTGGCCTAGTCACGTGTTGGGGCGGTCACTCAATTAACCTTAGTGAATATGCCTACTGTAAAGAAGTCGGCTATGAATTAGGCTTGCGACACATGAATATTTGTACCGGCTGTGGTCCAGGGGCTATGAAAGGGCCTATGAAAGGCGCGACATTTGGCCATGCCAAACAGCGCAACGGGCTGGGCCGCTATATCGGCTTAACAGAGCCAAGTATCATCGCCGCAGAGCCGCCAAACACCATAGTTAATGAATTGGTGATTATGCCCGATATTGAAAAACGACTCGAAGCCTTTGTCCGCCTGAGTCATGGCTTGATCATTTTTCCAGGTGGTGCTGGTACCGCCGAAGAATTGCTATATGTATTAGGGATTTTATTACACCCTGAAAATAAACTGCAAAAATTACCCATCGTACTTACAGGGCCAAAGGAGTCGGCACAGTACTTTGCTGAGCTAGATAATTTTATCGCCCAAACGCTGGGTGCTGATGCTCGTAATCTATATCAAATTATTATTGATGATGCCGAGCAAGTCGCTCAATATTTAAAAGATCACATAGAATCAGTGATCGGTTATCGCAAAGCCGTGGGCGATTCATATCACTACAACTGGACCTTAGAAATTGAACCGCAGTTCCAACAACCATTTGAACCGACCCACGATAACATGGCAAACTTAACCTTGACTAAAAATATGCCGATAAATGAACTAGCGGCTAACTTACGGCGGGCGTTTTCGGGCATTGTTGCCGGCAACGTAAAGCCCGATTGGGTCAAGCACATTCGCGAGCACGGTCCATACCAAATATCTGGTGATAAAGAAATTATGACACACATGGATAACCTGTTATCATCATTTGTAAAACAACAGCGAATGAAACTTCAAGGCGAATATACGCCATGCTATAACATAGTTTCTCAATAA
- the queF gene encoding NADPH-dependent 7-cyano-7-deazaguanine reductase QueF (Catalyzes the NADPH-dependent reduction of 7-cyano-7-deazaguanine (preQ0) to 7-aminomethyl-7-deazaguanine (preQ1) in queuosine biosynthesis): protein MSKYSNRDELKSLVLGKTTDYTSEYSPQLLQAVPRSLNRDDINVSAPLPFQGEDVWYGYELSWLNAKGKPVVAVAEFRIPCESDNLIESKSFKLYLNSFNQTRFDNWQQVQETLCKDLSATANASVNVELFAVDQCPALAIADIDASCIDDIDIAIDNYQFDRNLLAASTNANDAQVSEQLVSHLLKSNCLITNQPDWGSVYISYTGHPIDREKLLRYIISFRQHNEFHEQCVERIFTDIMAFCRPKSLTVFARYTRRGGLDINPYRSTEHAVAPQNRTLRQ, encoded by the coding sequence ATGTCGAAATATTCAAACCGCGATGAACTAAAATCACTGGTCTTAGGGAAAACTACTGACTATACCAGCGAATATTCACCGCAATTATTACAAGCCGTGCCCCGTTCGCTCAATCGCGACGATATTAACGTCTCGGCGCCATTGCCATTTCAAGGAGAGGATGTGTGGTATGGCTACGAGTTGTCATGGCTAAACGCTAAGGGAAAGCCGGTGGTGGCGGTGGCAGAATTTCGCATCCCCTGTGAAAGCGACAACTTAATTGAATCGAAGTCGTTTAAACTGTACTTAAATAGTTTTAACCAAACGCGTTTTGACAATTGGCAACAGGTACAAGAAACCCTGTGTAAAGATTTATCGGCAACCGCTAACGCCAGTGTCAACGTCGAGCTTTTTGCCGTAGATCAATGCCCTGCACTAGCCATAGCCGATATTGACGCGAGCTGCATTGACGACATCGATATAGCCATAGACAACTACCAATTTGACCGCAATTTATTAGCCGCATCAACCAATGCCAACGACGCACAAGTGAGTGAGCAATTGGTATCGCACTTGTTAAAGTCAAACTGTTTAATCACCAATCAACCCGATTGGGGCAGCGTTTACATTAGCTATACTGGGCACCCCATTGATCGGGAAAAATTGCTTCGTTACATTATCTCCTTTCGCCAACACAACGAATTTCACGAACAATGCGTTGAGCGAATTTTCACCGACATCATGGCGTTTTGTCGTCCCAAATCGCTGACCGTGTTCGCTCGCTATACCCGTCGCGGTGGCTTAGACATTAATCCATATCGCTCAACCGAGCACGCTGTCGCTCCGCAAAACAGAACATTGCGCCAGTAG
- the syd gene encoding SecY-interacting protein, with product MSSLQKSLVNFANDYIAFCQQQHGGLPRVEHDPNWPSECEIGDVDGDNMSAWKPVQISDNLSFDNVESALGISLHPDIKQFFTAIYSEAIPCDCDEGALELLFAWSREDFDRLQQNLIGHVLMKRRLNQADTVFFAVTDAEEINLVIKNDSGEVWAEPVGLEPNKFVAESLEAFLAQLRYRAEPL from the coding sequence ATGAGTTCATTACAAAAAAGCCTAGTAAACTTTGCAAATGATTATATTGCCTTCTGTCAGCAACAACACGGTGGGTTACCGCGTGTTGAGCATGACCCAAACTGGCCATCTGAGTGCGAAATAGGCGACGTTGACGGCGACAATATGTCAGCATGGAAACCGGTTCAAATTAGCGACAACTTATCGTTTGATAACGTTGAAAGTGCCTTAGGTATCAGTTTACACCCCGACATTAAGCAGTTTTTTACCGCGATCTACTCGGAGGCGATCCCGTGTGATTGTGATGAAGGCGCCCTTGAGTTGCTATTTGCATGGAGCCGTGAAGACTTTGACCGCTTACAGCAAAACCTCATTGGTCACGTGTTAATGAAACGCCGACTTAACCAAGCGGACACAGTATTTTTTGCGGTCACCGATGCCGAAGAGATCAACCTAGTGATTAAAAACGACAGTGGTGAGGTTTGGGCTGAACCGGTAGGGCTTGAGCCGAATAAATTTGTCGCCGAAAGTCTGGAGGCCTTTTTAGCTCAACTGCGCTATCGAGCAGAGCCTCTGTAA
- a CDS encoding DUF3192 domain-containing protein has translation MKKSLSALLVIAPLVVTLPGCIVVSTDKDGESIHFNRADTEYENRKKIAQLQIGTPYQQALEMMGVADFSEVYEKDGQTIQVLFYRTNRKQADGMTTKDECTPLVFKQGKLTSWGDSAYLQI, from the coding sequence ATGAAAAAATCACTATCTGCTTTATTAGTTATTGCGCCATTGGTTGTGACGTTACCAGGGTGTATTGTTGTTTCCACCGATAAAGATGGTGAATCTATTCACTTTAACCGGGCTGATACTGAGTATGAAAATCGCAAAAAAATTGCCCAGCTGCAGATTGGCACCCCATATCAGCAAGCTTTGGAAATGATGGGCGTGGCTGACTTTAGTGAAGTTTATGAAAAAGATGGACAAACCATACAAGTACTTTTTTATCGCACTAATCGCAAACAGGCGGATGGCATGACCACCAAAGACGAATGTACGCCGTTGGTTTTTAAGCAAGGAAAATTAACATCTTGGGGTGATAGCGCGTACTTGCAAATTTAA
- a CDS encoding DUF2789 domain-containing protein, with protein MDLSHHSLELLFEQLGLESSPKAMQAFVEHNKGLPRDMHLSDAPFWSDSQARFLQQAIEQDSDWCEVVDVLDSMLR; from the coding sequence ATGGATTTATCGCACCATTCACTTGAACTTTTATTTGAGCAACTTGGCCTTGAAAGCAGCCCAAAAGCAATGCAAGCTTTTGTTGAGCATAACAAGGGCTTGCCGCGCGACATGCATTTATCAGACGCTCCATTTTGGAGTGACTCGCAAGCGCGTTTTTTACAACAGGCGATAGAACAGGACTCAGATTGGTGTGAGGTTGTTGATGTATTAGACAGTATGCTGCGCTGA